GGTCGACTGCGACGGCGACCCGGTCGCGCTCGCCGAGTGGTGGCGCGGCCTGGTCGGCGGCGAGGTCGCCGTGGACGAGGACGTCGACGCGACGCTGCGCGCGCCCGGGTTCCCGCCGCTCGACTTCGTCCGCGTGCCGGAGGGCAAGGCGGTGAAGAACCGGCTGCACCTCGACCTGCGCGCGACCGACTACGCGGCCGCCGTCGCGGCGGC
This genomic stretch from Mycobacteriales bacterium harbors:
- a CDS encoding VOC family protein, producing MIEGLAAIAVDCDGDPVALAEWWRGLVGGEVAVDEDVDATLRAPGFPPLDFVRVPEGKAVKNRLHLDLRATDYAAAVAAALAHGAVPAPDVYGGDRWTVLRDPGGNEFCILRPRP